The following proteins are co-located in the Trichormus variabilis 0441 genome:
- a CDS encoding ArsR/SmtB family transcription factor, which produces MRFLYHPDRKDISLPGVLYALGDPARLEIVRLLASKGEQCCAEFDFAIAKSTMSNHFKILRESGVVLTRKEGTQHINRLRYEDLEALFPGLLDAVLRSAQPLLTCQQSVIVK; this is translated from the coding sequence ATGAGATTTCTGTATCATCCAGACCGAAAAGATATTTCTTTACCAGGAGTGCTGTATGCCTTAGGTGATCCAGCACGATTGGAGATTGTGCGGTTGTTAGCAAGCAAGGGGGAGCAGTGTTGTGCTGAGTTTGATTTTGCGATCGCCAAATCCACTATGTCTAACCACTTCAAGATTTTGCGAGAATCAGGAGTAGTTCTGACCCGTAAAGAAGGGACACAGCACATCAATAGACTGCGGTATGAAGACCTAGAGGCTTTGTTTCCTGGTTTATTGGATGCAGTATTGCGATCGGCTCAACCGTTGTTGACTTGTCAACAGTCAGTAATTGTTAAATAA
- a CDS encoding CHASE2 domain-containing serine/threonine-protein kinase has product MIIGISNKLRAAFIKDKSYRDTAVNKNWWQIILVTSLGVTALVWGVRELKWLQSWELKAYDQMLRSRPAEPPDSRILLVTVTEEDLAKKGWNLADDTINRLLTKLASYQPRVIALNLYRPEQTNLGAGLENPTNIISACLSSSMGRSEVPPPPNFPPENIGYNDVISDIEEDQVVRRALVFSEANDSKCATQFSIAALAAITYLEQTGIHVDFEKHQFHLGKTAFPILTPNSGSYKGVDAKGYQILLNYRHPNHLAPTFTLTEVLNNQVNPNLVKDRLVIIGTTASSIHPGLYTPYSAAKGQPTRTPSVFIHTQIASQLLSTVLDGRPLIWYWPDWAELVWLWAWSLVGSILAWRLKHPLLVVVVLGIALTGLVIICAGLFLDAGWIPLIPPALTLVMSGVSVIIYRTYRTQQQTKVIMLQVEKQQEVIEQLNILLNEATAIADTTAFYDQHSHHDSVVVTPRKKADDLLLGGRYSISSVLGAGGFGRTYLAQDTQRPGNPTCVVKKLMPARKDTKFLQVARRLFITEAEILESLGQHQQIPALLAYFEVNEEFYLVEQYIAGHTLYEELPPVTGLQSEAFVIEMLKGVLEVLAFVHEHRVIHRDVKPTNIIRSAEDNRLVLIDFGAVKLMQPPTDQKTELATVAIGTRGYAPPEQFAGHPRLASDIYAVGMMGIQALTGILPQELPPDPETGNVMWRSHATVSEELALILDKMVRYHFSDRYQSAATVLQDLNRLSSLIQTSSIS; this is encoded by the coding sequence GTGATTATTGGAATATCAAACAAACTCCGCGCTGCTTTCATTAAGGATAAAAGTTACCGTGACACTGCTGTTAACAAGAACTGGTGGCAAATAATTTTAGTCACTAGTTTGGGAGTCACGGCTTTGGTGTGGGGAGTTAGGGAACTGAAATGGTTACAGTCTTGGGAATTAAAAGCTTATGATCAGATGTTGCGATCGCGTCCTGCTGAACCACCTGACTCACGAATTTTACTAGTCACAGTTACTGAAGAGGATCTAGCAAAAAAAGGTTGGAATTTAGCTGATGATACCATCAATCGACTGTTAACTAAACTCGCATCCTATCAACCCCGTGTCATTGCTCTCAATCTATACCGACCAGAGCAGACAAATCTAGGGGCAGGGCTGGAAAATCCCACCAATATTATCAGCGCCTGCTTATCAAGCAGTATGGGTAGGTCAGAAGTACCACCACCGCCAAATTTCCCGCCGGAGAATATCGGCTATAACGATGTGATTTCTGATATTGAGGAAGACCAAGTTGTTCGCCGTGCTTTGGTGTTTTCTGAAGCCAATGATAGTAAATGTGCGACACAATTCTCAATTGCAGCTTTAGCCGCAATTACATACCTAGAACAAACAGGTATTCACGTCGATTTTGAAAAACACCAATTTCATCTTGGTAAAACCGCCTTTCCCATCCTGACACCTAATTCCGGTAGTTACAAAGGTGTGGATGCTAAAGGTTATCAAATATTACTCAATTATCGTCATCCTAATCATTTAGCGCCAACATTCACCCTGACAGAAGTTTTAAACAACCAAGTTAACCCTAACTTAGTCAAAGACCGTTTGGTAATTATTGGCACCACTGCATCTAGTATTCATCCAGGTTTATATACACCTTATAGTGCCGCAAAAGGGCAACCAACCAGAACCCCATCAGTTTTTATACATACACAAATCGCTAGTCAGCTACTGAGTACAGTATTAGATGGACGACCTCTGATTTGGTACTGGCCTGACTGGGCTGAATTGGTTTGGCTGTGGGCTTGGTCATTAGTAGGTAGCATTTTGGCGTGGCGGCTCAAGCATCCTTTACTAGTCGTCGTAGTTTTAGGTATAGCCTTAACGGGTTTAGTAATAATTTGCGCTGGTTTATTTCTGGACGCTGGGTGGATACCTTTAATTCCACCAGCTTTAACTTTAGTTATGAGTGGAGTGAGTGTGATAATTTATAGGACTTACCGCACTCAGCAACAAACTAAGGTAATCATGTTGCAAGTGGAGAAACAACAAGAGGTAATTGAGCAGTTAAACATCCTCTTGAACGAAGCAACAGCAATAGCAGATACTACAGCGTTCTATGACCAACACTCTCACCATGATTCTGTTGTGGTCACACCCAGAAAAAAAGCTGATGATTTATTATTGGGTGGTCGTTATTCCATTTCCAGTGTACTGGGTGCTGGTGGATTCGGTCGTACATATCTAGCACAAGATACTCAAAGACCAGGGAATCCTACTTGTGTGGTAAAAAAGTTAATGCCAGCACGCAAGGATACAAAGTTTTTGCAAGTAGCACGGCGTTTGTTCATTACAGAAGCAGAGATTTTAGAATCTTTGGGTCAGCATCAGCAAATTCCGGCGCTGCTGGCTTATTTTGAAGTGAATGAAGAATTTTATTTAGTAGAACAGTATATTGCTGGGCATACTTTGTATGAGGAATTACCACCTGTCACAGGTTTACAGAGTGAAGCTTTTGTTATAGAAATGCTCAAAGGAGTTTTAGAGGTTTTGGCATTTGTACACGAACATCGGGTAATTCATCGGGATGTCAAACCAACTAATATTATTAGGTCGGCGGAAGATAATCGCTTAGTATTAATCGATTTTGGTGCAGTCAAGTTGATGCAGCCACCAACTGATCAAAAAACAGAATTAGCTACGGTAGCCATCGGGACACGCGGTTATGCACCACCAGAACAATTTGCAGGACATCCCCGTTTGGCTAGTGATATTTACGCTGTGGGGATGATGGGGATTCAAGCACTCACGGGAATATTACCCCAAGAACTTCCACCAGACCCGGAAACGGGAAATGTGATGTGGCGGAGTCATGCCACAGTTAGCGAAGAACTAGCACTAATTTTAGATAAGATGGTGCGTTATCATTTTAGCGATCGCTACCAATCTGCTGCTACTGTCCTACAAGATTTAAATCGCCTTTCTAGCTTGATACAGACATCATCCATTTCCTAA
- a CDS encoding VOC family protein, with amino-acid sequence MTQGQETAIAGIYEVCIGVPDPIFAIQYWEQFGYRIGQVGELPQAAAYQLYGVNSGLRSIRLYHQNADHGLIRLMVWQSPTNPGLGLSSMKIKGNRWATSLTADILTVLNHAEDAKSSGWAVRYSYPYWEVIYNKERKSRPFIDQAVGVREMLLLQPLTRQVLFQRFGYTLPHYGEIHQASTFKTSQFTHMGIIVQDDSKESLKFYEEVLGLLRVRDDVETSYESSPAGRDLFDLKPGEKFIVTTFDDPRSSQSDFMAARSGRLYVIRFPEAMNLESRFEAAQPGSLGMSLYTYRVRGLATYSDRIKSSPVQKFTTIIENEFREKSFSFIAPDGYFWNLLE; translated from the coding sequence ATGACTCAGGGGCAAGAAACAGCGATCGCAGGTATATATGAAGTATGTATAGGCGTTCCCGATCCCATTTTTGCGATTCAATATTGGGAGCAATTTGGCTATCGTATCGGTCAAGTCGGTGAATTACCCCAAGCCGCCGCCTATCAATTGTATGGGGTAAATTCTGGTTTGCGATCGATTCGCTTGTATCATCAAAATGCAGATCATGGTTTGATTCGGTTGATGGTTTGGCAAAGCCCCACAAACCCAGGGTTGGGTTTATCTTCAATGAAAATTAAGGGTAATCGCTGGGCTACTAGCTTAACTGCTGATATATTAACAGTCTTAAATCACGCAGAAGATGCAAAATCATCTGGTTGGGCGGTGAGATACAGTTACCCTTATTGGGAAGTCATTTATAACAAAGAGAGAAAAAGCCGTCCTTTTATTGATCAAGCTGTGGGAGTGAGGGAAATGTTACTCTTGCAACCCTTGACTCGTCAGGTATTGTTCCAACGGTTTGGCTATACTCTACCCCATTACGGAGAAATTCACCAAGCTAGCACATTTAAGACCAGTCAGTTTACCCATATGGGTATTATTGTTCAAGATGACAGCAAGGAAAGTCTGAAATTTTATGAAGAGGTTTTGGGTTTGTTGCGTGTGCGTGATGATGTGGAAACTAGTTATGAATCTTCACCAGCCGGTCGGGATTTATTTGACCTGAAACCAGGGGAGAAGTTTATTGTCACTACCTTTGATGACCCCCGTTCTTCCCAGTCTGACTTTATGGCTGCACGTAGTGGGAGACTTTATGTGATTCGCTTTCCTGAAGCCATGAATTTAGAGTCACGCTTTGAAGCCGCCCAGCCTGGTAGCTTAGGGATGTCTCTTTATACTTACCGTGTGCGTGGATTGGCAACATATAGCGATCGCATCAAGTCCAGTCCTGTACAAAAGTTTACCACCATTATTGAAAATGAATTTCGAGAAAAAAGTTTCTCTTTCATTGCGCCAGATGGTTACTTTTGGAATTTGCTGGAGTAG
- a CDS encoding DUF1257 domain-containing protein: protein MSHFSTLRTKITDAEILKASLRDLGISVKTEADVRGYNGQRVRSDIVAVLDGEYDLGWSRNSDGSFDLIADLWGVAKKHNQTELINSINQKYAVNKTLAEVKQRGLQNANVKLVLQ from the coding sequence ATGTCTCACTTTAGCACTCTCCGCACCAAAATCACCGATGCCGAAATCCTCAAAGCTTCCTTGCGCGACCTGGGCATCAGCGTAAAGACTGAAGCTGATGTTCGTGGTTACAATGGTCAGCGCGTTCGCTCCGACATCGTTGCAGTTTTGGACGGCGAATATGATCTAGGTTGGTCTCGCAACAGCGATGGTTCTTTTGACCTAATCGCTGACCTGTGGGGCGTTGCTAAAAAGCACAACCAAACCGAGTTGATCAACTCCATCAACCAAAAATATGCTGTTAACAAAACCTTGGCTGAAGTAAAACAGCGCGGTTTACAAAACGCCAATGTGAAGTTGGTATTGCAATAA
- a CDS encoding AAA family ATPase, whose amino-acid sequence MKEELNILIQAQYPLIYLVTSEEERAEQAISTIAQVLRPQRRVFVWTVTHGIVEYGQPRNVGQHNTVSPEAAIDWIIRQKEPGIFILKDLHPFIDAPATTRSLRDAIASFKGMQKNIILMSPMQQVPIELEKEVVVLDFKLPDMSELNKVLTHHLDQSRGRRLTTEAREKLLRAALGLTKDEAEKVYRKAQVTTGRLTEEEVDIVLSEKKQLIRRNGILEYIEEDETIDAVGGLEELKKWLKQRSNAFTERAREYGLPQPKGMLILGVPGCGKSLIAKTTSRLWGLPLLRLDMGRVYDGSMVGRSEANLRNALKTAESISPAILFIDELDKSFAGSSGSGDSDGGTSSRIFGSFLTWMQEKKSPVFVMATANRVERLPGEFLRKGRFDEIFFVDLPTPEERSDIFKIHLNKRREDITRFDLEQLAKMSDGFSGAEIEQALVAAMYEAFAQDREFTQLDIIAALKATLPLSRTMQEQVTALRDWARQRARPAAASVAEYQRMEF is encoded by the coding sequence ATGAAAGAAGAGCTCAACATTCTCATTCAAGCTCAATACCCACTAATCTACCTTGTGACCTCCGAGGAAGAGCGGGCAGAGCAGGCAATTTCCACAATCGCCCAAGTGTTAAGGCCCCAACGCCGAGTTTTTGTTTGGACAGTAACTCATGGCATCGTGGAGTATGGTCAACCCCGGAATGTCGGTCAACATAATACTGTCTCGCCAGAGGCAGCAATAGACTGGATCATCCGGCAGAAAGAACCTGGTATATTTATTCTTAAAGATTTACATCCATTTATTGATGCTCCCGCGACTACAAGATCATTACGAGATGCGATCGCCAGCTTCAAGGGTATGCAAAAGAACATCATTTTGATGTCGCCGATGCAGCAAGTACCTATAGAACTGGAAAAAGAAGTAGTCGTTCTAGATTTCAAACTACCAGATATGTCTGAGTTAAACAAAGTTTTAACTCACCACCTAGACCAGAGTCGTGGCAGACGCTTGACCACAGAAGCGCGGGAAAAGCTCCTCAGAGCAGCTTTGGGCTTAACCAAAGATGAAGCTGAGAAAGTATATCGCAAAGCCCAAGTAACTACAGGGCGTTTAACCGAAGAAGAAGTAGATATAGTTCTATCTGAGAAAAAGCAACTAATTCGGCGTAATGGCATCTTAGAATACATCGAAGAAGATGAAACCATCGATGCTGTAGGTGGCTTAGAAGAATTAAAAAAATGGCTCAAACAACGCTCAAATGCGTTCACAGAAAGAGCTAGAGAGTATGGCTTACCCCAACCAAAAGGGATGTTAATTTTAGGGGTTCCTGGTTGCGGTAAGTCGTTAATCGCCAAAACAACATCCCGCCTGTGGGGTTTACCACTGTTGCGTTTGGATATGGGGCGAGTTTACGACGGCTCAATGGTGGGGCGGAGTGAAGCTAATCTGCGTAATGCCCTGAAAACAGCAGAATCTATCTCACCAGCCATTCTCTTCATCGATGAACTGGATAAATCCTTTGCTGGTAGTTCAGGTTCTGGTGATTCCGATGGCGGTACATCCAGCCGAATATTTGGTTCTTTCCTCACATGGATGCAGGAGAAAAAATCTCCAGTGTTCGTTATGGCGACAGCCAACCGAGTCGAACGCTTACCTGGGGAATTTTTGAGGAAAGGTCGTTTTGATGAAATTTTCTTTGTGGATCTGCCCACACCTGAAGAAAGGAGTGATATATTCAAGATCCACCTGAATAAACGCCGTGAAGACATCACCCGGTTTGATTTGGAGCAACTCGCCAAGATGTCCGATGGCTTTTCCGGGGCAGAAATTGAACAAGCGTTAGTTGCGGCAATGTACGAAGCCTTTGCCCAAGACCGCGAGTTCACCCAATTAGATATTATTGCTGCGCTTAAAGCTACATTGCCACTGTCTCGCACGATGCAAGAACAGGTAACAGCCCTAAGAGACTGGGCTAGACAGAGGGCAAGACCCGCCGCAGCCTCCGTCGCTGAATACCAGCGCATGGAGTTTTAA